ATGACGAGACGGTTCAACTCGACCGCGTTTCGCCGACCGAAACTCTGCTTGATTATCTGCGTCTTTCGGCCAAGCTGCGCGGCAGCAAGGAAGGCTGCGGCGAAGGCGATTGTGGTGCCTGCACCGTGCTGGTCGGCAAGATCGTGGATGATGAACTTATCTATGAAAGCGTGAATGCCTGTATCCGTTTTGTCGGCTCGCTGGATGCCACACATGTCGTAACCATTGAGCATCTGCGCGGCTCCGACGGTGGCCTGCATCCGGTGCAAAAGGCGATGATCGATTTTCACGGTTCGCAATGCGGCTTCTGCACACCGGGCTTTGTCATGTCGCTTTACGCGCTCTGGATGCGCAATCCCAAGCCCGCCGATGCACAGATTGAAAAGGCATTGCAAGGCAATCTCTGCCGTTGCACCGGCTACGAAGCGATCATGCGTGCAGCGCGTGCGATTTCCGATTATGGCACGCTGGCTGATGATCCACTTGCGGCTGAACGCGCCTATGTCATCAGCCAGTTGACGGCCTTGCGCGATGGCGCGCGGGTTGAGGTTGGGAGCGGAAAAGACCGTCTGGTTGTGCCTGCCGATCTCGATGACTTTGCGAATATCTATGCAGCTGAAGCCAAGGCCACAATCGTTGCCGGTTCAACCGATGTTGGCCTTTGGGTCACCAAGATGATGCGCGATATTTCGCCGGTGGTCTTCATCGGCCATCTCAATGAACTGCGGACCATCAGCGAAAATGACGGTGTTATCAGCATTGGCGCGGGCGTCACTTACACGGAAGCCTTTTCGTTTCTGGC
This genomic stretch from Brucella pseudogrignonensis harbors:
- the xdhA gene encoding xanthine dehydrogenase small subunit, translating into MGHAVRHTLRFLLNDETVQLDRVSPTETLLDYLRLSAKLRGSKEGCGEGDCGACTVLVGKIVDDELIYESVNACIRFVGSLDATHVVTIEHLRGSDGGLHPVQKAMIDFHGSQCGFCTPGFVMSLYALWMRNPKPADAQIEKALQGNLCRCTGYEAIMRAARAISDYGTLADDPLAAERAYVISQLTALRDGARVEVGSGKDRLVVPADLDDFANIYAAEAKATIVAGSTDVGLWVTKMMRDISPVVFIGHLNELRTISENDGVISIGAGVTYTEAFSFLAKRIPALGSLINRIGGEQVRNMGTIGGNIANGSPIGDTPPPLIALDAKLTLRKGAERRTIRLEDYFIAYGKQDRQHGEFVEAVHVPVPLEGSQFAIHKISKRFEEDITATLGAFHLMLGAQNNVASIRIAYGGMAATPKRALNVEAALLGKPWNEATVEAALDAYCLDYQPLSDMRATADYRLLVAKNLLRRFYAETQGEAEPLRPVDIVAA